A stretch of the Oxyura jamaicensis isolate SHBP4307 breed ruddy duck chromosome 4, BPBGC_Ojam_1.0, whole genome shotgun sequence genome encodes the following:
- the LOC118166177 gene encoding chloride intracellular channel protein 2-like, which translates to MESRPSKEPEIELFVKAGLDGENIGNCPFCQRLFMVLWLKGVKFNVTTVDMTRKPEELKDLAPGTNPPFLLFNRELKTDFIKIEEFLEQTLGPPTYPHLSPKYKESFDVGSDIFAKFSAYIKNPRKEANSNLEKALLREFHRLDQYLNNPLPEEIDQDSVEDIAVSKRKFLDGDHLTLADCNLLPKLHIIKIAAKKYRDFEIPADMTGVWRYLNNAYACDEFSHTCPADEEIIHTYASVARKMT; encoded by the exons GCCGGTCTGGATGGAGAGAACATCGGGAACTGCCCCTTCTGCCAGCGCCTCTTCATGGTGCTGTGGCTCAAGGGGGTGAAATTCAACGTCACCACGGTGGACATGACCAG GAAACCCGAAGAGCTGAAGGATTTAGCGCCAGGCACCAACCCACCCTTCCTGCTGTTCAACAGGGAGCTGAAAACCGACTTCATCAAGATCGAGGAGTTCCTGGAGCAGACCCTGGGCCCTCCCAC GTACCCGCACCTGAGCCCCAAGTACAAGGAGTCCTTCGACGTGGGCAGCGACATCTTCGCCAAGTTCTCGGCGTACATCAAGAACCCGCGCAAGGAAGCAAACAGCA ACCTGGAGAAGGCGCTGCTGCGGGAGTTTCATCGGCTGGATCAGTACCTCAACAACCCGCTGCCCGAGGAGATCGACCAGGACAGCGTGGAGGACATCGCCGTCTCCAAGAGGAAATTCCTGGACGGGGACCACCTGACGCTGGCCGACTGCAACCTCCTGCCCAAGCTGCACATCATCAAG atTGCAGCCAAAAAGTACCGCGACTTCGAGATCCCGGCCGACATGACGGGCGTCTGGCGCTACCTCAACAACGCCTACGCCTGCGATGAGTTCAGCCACACGTGTCCCGCGGACGAGGAGATCATTCACACCTACGCCAGCGTGGCCAGGAAGATGACCTAG